A region from the Eriocheir sinensis breed Jianghai 21 chromosome 48, ASM2467909v1, whole genome shotgun sequence genome encodes:
- the LOC126981441 gene encoding heat shock 70 kDa protein 4-like isoform X2: protein MSVIGIDFGNDGCYIAVARQGGIETIANDYSLRTTPSFVAFGEKNRVLGVAAKNQMTTNMKNTVHCFKRLLGRHYRDPKIQSEIQTLSYRTVELPDRGTGIVVRYLNEEQTFTPVQVTAMLFTKLKLTAEQALGIKVNDVVIGVPVYFTDAERRAMLDAAVTAGLNVLRLLNETTATALCYGIYKQDLPAPEEKPRNVVFVDCGAASLQVSVVAFNKGKLKMLATSSDHNLGGRDFDRLMAQHFANDFKSRYKIDATSNPRAWVRLCSEVEKLKKQMSANSTDLPINIECFMDDKDVTGKLNRTAMEEMGAHLLKRVEHTLQQCLSDSNLKLDDISSVEVVGGSTRIPAIKHLIEKVFKKAPSTTLNQDEAVARGCALQCAMLSPAFKVREFSITDVQPYSIQLVWQDESGQEADMEVFPKNHQVPFSKMLTFFRREPFTLQAQYMSPATFPDPIIGHYTIENVGPGPEGESQKVKVKVRINLHGLFTVASASLTEKKETIEEPPETMETEEKTDKAPANDGPNGTQEAPSENQTPPEEGTQQENENVEKKGKKCLKTVELPVKEVVKAHNATQLNNLVEREAQMVQADKLENERINAKNAVEEYVYEIRGKIHEELEQFISEADRDKLSLQLEDTENWLYEEGEDCKKQIYLDKLAELKKQGEPIKTRKRERETLPRAFESLSGTIQLARKAVDQFKQGEEKYNHLDAAQVEKVEKAVVEKQDWIDKHLGLVSSTALHADLPITASQVMSEKGSFDALVIPIMNKPKPKPKVEEPPPADKEAGKKQEGEQTNGPKLDEEQQQQQSPNNPSEPMDVD, encoded by the exons ATCCTTCGTTGCCTTCGGGGAGAAGAACCGCGTTCTTGGCGTGGCGGCCAAGAACCAGATGACCACAAACATGAAAAACACCGTCCATTGCTTCAAGAGGCTACTGGGACGCCACTACAG AGACCCCAAGATTCAATCTGAGATTCAAACGCTGTCCTACCGTACCGTTGAGCTACCGGACAGAGGCACAGGCATTGTGGTGCGCTACTTGAATGAGGAACAGACCTTCACGCCTGTCCAGGTGACCGCCATGCTCTTCACCAAGCTCAAACTCACAGCAGAGCAGGCACTTGGCATCAAGGTCAATGATGTGGTCATTGGG GTGCCGGTCTACTTCACAGATGCTGAGCGAAGAGCTATGCTGGATGCGGCAGTCACCGCCGGCCTCAACGTGCTCCGCCTCCTTAATGAGACCACCGCTACTGCCCTCTGTTATGGTATCTATAAGCAGGACCTGCCAGCTCCTGAAGAAAAGCCCAGGAATGTGGTGTTTGTGGACTGTGGGGCTGCCAGTCTTCAG GTGTCTGTAGTAGCATTCAACAAGGGTAAGCTCAAGATGCTGGCCACGTCATCTGACCATAATCTTGGAGGGCGGGATTTTGATCGCCTCATGGCTCAACACTTTGCCAATGACTTCAAATCAAGATATAAG ATTGATGCCACCTCCAACCCACGGGCCTGGGTGCGCTTGTGCTCTGAGGTAGAGAAGTTGAAGAAGCAGATGTCTGCCAACTCCACAGATCTTCCCATTAATATCGAGTGCTTCATGGATGACAAAGATGTCACCGGTAAACTCAACAG AACTGCCATGGAGGAGATGGGTGCCCATCTGCTGAAACGTGTTGAGCACACCCTTCAGCAGTGCCTCTCTGACTCCAACCTGAAGCTGGACGACATCTCCAGTGTGGAGGTTGTTGGTGGCTCTACCCGCATCCCAGCCATCAAGCACCTCATTGAGAAGGTGTTCAAGAaggctccctccaccaccctcaaCCAGGATGAGGCTGTGGCCCGAGGATGTGCCCTCCAGTGTGCTATGCTGTCCCCTGCCTTCAAG GTTCGGGAGTTCTCCATAACAGATGTGCAGCCATACAGCATCCAGTTGGTGTGGCAGGATGAGTCTGGACAAGAAGCAGACATGGAGGTCTTCCCAAAGAACCATCAG GTCCCATTCTCCAAGATGCTGACCTTCTTCCGGAGGGAGCCCTTCACCCTCCAGGCCCAGTACATGTCGCCCGCCACCTTCCCTGACCCCATCATTGGTCACTACACCATTGAAAATGTCGGCCCTGGACCAGAAGGAGAGTCCCAGAAG GTTAAGGTGAAGGTAAGAATCAACCTCCATGGGCTGTTCACTGTGGCCTCAGCATCCCTCACGGAGAAAAAGGAAACCATTGAGGAACCTCCAGAGACCATGGAGACTGAAGAGAAGACAGACAAG GCTCCCGCCAATGACGGCCCCAACGGCACCCAGGAGGCTCCATCCGAGAACCAGACCCCACCTGAGGAGGGCACACAGCAGGAA AATGAAAAtgtggagaagaagggaaagaagtgccTCAAGACAGTGGAGCTGCcagtgaaggaggtggtgaaggcCCACAATGCTACTCAGCTCAACAACCTGGTGGAGCGTGAGGCCCAGATGGTGCAGGCGGACAAACTGGAGAATGAAAGAATCAATGCTAAG aATGCTGTTGAAGAATATGTGTATGAAATTCGAGGAAAGATCCACGAGGAGCTAGAACAATTTATTAGTGAAGCTGATAGGGATAAATTGAGTCTCCAGCTGGAGGATACAGAAAACTGGTTGTATGAGGAGGGTGAAGACTGCAAGAAACAAATCTATTTGGACAAACTGGCAGAGTTGAAG AAACAAGGAGAACCAATCAAGACTAGGAAACGAGAGCGTGAGACCCTTCCACGAGCATTCGAGTCTCTGTCAGGCACCATCCAATTGGCACGCAAGGCCGTAGACCAGTTCAagcaaggagaagagaaatacaaCCATCTGGATGCTGCTCAGGTGGAGAAG GTGGAGAAGGCTGTGGTGGAGAAGCAAGACTGGATAGACAAACACCTTGGCTTGGTGAGTTCCACGGCCCTCCATGCTGACCTGCCTATCACCGCATCGCAGGTCATGTCAGAGAAGGGTTCCTTTGATGCCCTAGTCATTCCCATCATGAACAAGCCCAAGCCTAAGCCTAAG GTTGAGGAGCCACCACCAGCAGACAAGGAAGCAGGCAAAAAGCAGGAGGGAGAGCAAACCAATGGCCCCAAACTGGATGaggaacagcagcaacagcagagcCCAAATAACCCTTCAGAACCAATGGATGTGGACTAG
- the LOC126981441 gene encoding heat shock 70 kDa protein 4-like isoform X1, which produces MSVIGIDFGNDGCYIAVARQGGIETIANDYSLRTTPSFVAFGEKNRVLGVAAKNQMTTNMKNTVHCFKRLLGRHYRDPKIQSEIQTLSYRTVELPDRGTGIVVRYLNEEQTFTPVQVTAMLFTKLKLTAEQALGIKVNDVVIGVPVYFTDAERRAMLDAAVTAGLNVLRLLNETTATALCYGIYKQDLPAPEEKPRNVVFVDCGAASLQVSVVAFNKGKLKMLATSSDHNLGGRDFDRLMAQHFANDFKSRYKIDATSNPRAWVRLCSEVEKLKKQMSANSTDLPINIECFMDDKDVTGKLNRTAMEEMGAHLLKRVEHTLQQCLSDSNLKLDDISSVEVVGGSTRIPAIKHLIEKVFKKAPSTTLNQDEAVARGCALQCAMLSPAFKVREFSITDVQPYSIQLVWQDESGQEADMEVFPKNHQVPFSKMLTFFRREPFTLQAQYMSPATFPDPIIGHYTIENVGPGPEGESQKVKVKVRINLHGLFTVASASLTEKKETIEEPPETMETEEKTDKAPANDGPNGTQEAPSENQTPPEEGTQQEKMDTEKSTETPAPSKNENVEKKGKKCLKTVELPVKEVVKAHNATQLNNLVEREAQMVQADKLENERINAKNAVEEYVYEIRGKIHEELEQFISEADRDKLSLQLEDTENWLYEEGEDCKKQIYLDKLAELKKQGEPIKTRKRERETLPRAFESLSGTIQLARKAVDQFKQGEEKYNHLDAAQVEKVEKAVVEKQDWIDKHLGLVSSTALHADLPITASQVMSEKGSFDALVIPIMNKPKPKPKVEEPPPADKEAGKKQEGEQTNGPKLDEEQQQQQSPNNPSEPMDVD; this is translated from the exons ATCCTTCGTTGCCTTCGGGGAGAAGAACCGCGTTCTTGGCGTGGCGGCCAAGAACCAGATGACCACAAACATGAAAAACACCGTCCATTGCTTCAAGAGGCTACTGGGACGCCACTACAG AGACCCCAAGATTCAATCTGAGATTCAAACGCTGTCCTACCGTACCGTTGAGCTACCGGACAGAGGCACAGGCATTGTGGTGCGCTACTTGAATGAGGAACAGACCTTCACGCCTGTCCAGGTGACCGCCATGCTCTTCACCAAGCTCAAACTCACAGCAGAGCAGGCACTTGGCATCAAGGTCAATGATGTGGTCATTGGG GTGCCGGTCTACTTCACAGATGCTGAGCGAAGAGCTATGCTGGATGCGGCAGTCACCGCCGGCCTCAACGTGCTCCGCCTCCTTAATGAGACCACCGCTACTGCCCTCTGTTATGGTATCTATAAGCAGGACCTGCCAGCTCCTGAAGAAAAGCCCAGGAATGTGGTGTTTGTGGACTGTGGGGCTGCCAGTCTTCAG GTGTCTGTAGTAGCATTCAACAAGGGTAAGCTCAAGATGCTGGCCACGTCATCTGACCATAATCTTGGAGGGCGGGATTTTGATCGCCTCATGGCTCAACACTTTGCCAATGACTTCAAATCAAGATATAAG ATTGATGCCACCTCCAACCCACGGGCCTGGGTGCGCTTGTGCTCTGAGGTAGAGAAGTTGAAGAAGCAGATGTCTGCCAACTCCACAGATCTTCCCATTAATATCGAGTGCTTCATGGATGACAAAGATGTCACCGGTAAACTCAACAG AACTGCCATGGAGGAGATGGGTGCCCATCTGCTGAAACGTGTTGAGCACACCCTTCAGCAGTGCCTCTCTGACTCCAACCTGAAGCTGGACGACATCTCCAGTGTGGAGGTTGTTGGTGGCTCTACCCGCATCCCAGCCATCAAGCACCTCATTGAGAAGGTGTTCAAGAaggctccctccaccaccctcaaCCAGGATGAGGCTGTGGCCCGAGGATGTGCCCTCCAGTGTGCTATGCTGTCCCCTGCCTTCAAG GTTCGGGAGTTCTCCATAACAGATGTGCAGCCATACAGCATCCAGTTGGTGTGGCAGGATGAGTCTGGACAAGAAGCAGACATGGAGGTCTTCCCAAAGAACCATCAG GTCCCATTCTCCAAGATGCTGACCTTCTTCCGGAGGGAGCCCTTCACCCTCCAGGCCCAGTACATGTCGCCCGCCACCTTCCCTGACCCCATCATTGGTCACTACACCATTGAAAATGTCGGCCCTGGACCAGAAGGAGAGTCCCAGAAG GTTAAGGTGAAGGTAAGAATCAACCTCCATGGGCTGTTCACTGTGGCCTCAGCATCCCTCACGGAGAAAAAGGAAACCATTGAGGAACCTCCAGAGACCATGGAGACTGAAGAGAAGACAGACAAG GCTCCCGCCAATGACGGCCCCAACGGCACCCAGGAGGCTCCATCCGAGAACCAGACCCCACCTGAGGAGGGCACACAGCAGGAA AAGATGGACACAGAAAAGTCAACAGAAACACCAGCACCATCAAAG AATGAAAAtgtggagaagaagggaaagaagtgccTCAAGACAGTGGAGCTGCcagtgaaggaggtggtgaaggcCCACAATGCTACTCAGCTCAACAACCTGGTGGAGCGTGAGGCCCAGATGGTGCAGGCGGACAAACTGGAGAATGAAAGAATCAATGCTAAG aATGCTGTTGAAGAATATGTGTATGAAATTCGAGGAAAGATCCACGAGGAGCTAGAACAATTTATTAGTGAAGCTGATAGGGATAAATTGAGTCTCCAGCTGGAGGATACAGAAAACTGGTTGTATGAGGAGGGTGAAGACTGCAAGAAACAAATCTATTTGGACAAACTGGCAGAGTTGAAG AAACAAGGAGAACCAATCAAGACTAGGAAACGAGAGCGTGAGACCCTTCCACGAGCATTCGAGTCTCTGTCAGGCACCATCCAATTGGCACGCAAGGCCGTAGACCAGTTCAagcaaggagaagagaaatacaaCCATCTGGATGCTGCTCAGGTGGAGAAG GTGGAGAAGGCTGTGGTGGAGAAGCAAGACTGGATAGACAAACACCTTGGCTTGGTGAGTTCCACGGCCCTCCATGCTGACCTGCCTATCACCGCATCGCAGGTCATGTCAGAGAAGGGTTCCTTTGATGCCCTAGTCATTCCCATCATGAACAAGCCCAAGCCTAAGCCTAAG GTTGAGGAGCCACCACCAGCAGACAAGGAAGCAGGCAAAAAGCAGGAGGGAGAGCAAACCAATGGCCCCAAACTGGATGaggaacagcagcaacagcagagcCCAAATAACCCTTCAGAACCAATGGATGTGGACTAG